The genomic region CATTTATATTAGATTTCAAAACCAAAAAATAGGGAATTGGGAATAATCTCGTCTAATGAGATCGGAAACTTTATACGATGAAAAAGAATAGCGGTGAATAAGGCTCGATTGCTCCACAAAAATAATGTCTAAAAATTCATCTTATGACTCGTGCCCAATTTTTATGAAAGGAATAGATCAGCGACCAGCGTgtttaattatataagattaaGAATTGATATTTCCAACAAATTCAAAGATCCTAAAAATAGAGATACCTATCACTCTAGGAACACGAGGCATTGTAGGGATAACCGTATGTTCATAAGAGATGTCCTCCGGAAGTTCAGCTACCATTCCTTCAGGTGCCCTAGATCTCCTCGCCGATTTCTTAATAGAAGCACTTAAAATTGAACCAGGCCGTTCAGGAGCATGGAACAATGAAGTTAAAACCTCCTGTTGCTGCTCATATATCCCGCTCGGTTGCCTTAAGTCAGTATTCATGAAGATTATTAGGTCCATTACCATGGTGCTCTTAACAAAATTCTACGAGGGCAAGAAGGATGCGAAAATACTGAAAATTTAACTAATTGCAGTAAATCATTTTTGTGGCTTGAATCAAAATTCCAAACTCCTTTCGATATTGGAGGATAACAAAATAGAAAACACATAAAAGATGCACAGTCTGATCTTTTAAGACCTAGGCAGTGAGAATCGAAAGGTTAAGGAAAAGACCTCTCAGCGACTTTTTGTTGTCGTGCTTGGTTCCGTGATGGAAAAGTTTCAGGGTCGGAATGCAAATTATTACTCTGTAGACATTAACAAAAAAATACTTAAATTGTTAGAGAGCTGCAAGTTGCAAAATATTTCACTGGAGAAAAATAGTCACAGATCATACCTTATGAACATCATATCGTTTGTCGAGGTTTGCAGCTGCAAGATCAAGTAATGTCTCCATGCTCTGCATTAATTAAGAATATAAATGTGTGCATTGTACTATACAAGGAAAAAAAGAACATAATTTAAGCAGAGAAAACCAGTAAGATAAATGAGACATACCTTCCTCATGTCGTATCCACATTGACCTGATACAATTACCGTTTATTAGTAGTTGCATGTATATGCTTAACTGAGTTAAAGCATCCCGAAATATTTAATTGCCTATAATCATAGGCTCATAGAGCAGTTAGAAATTGGTATTGCACCAATCAAAGCCACACCCACCCTTTCCTCATCCTTCTCTGTAAGGTCCATTACCGGATCCTCTGATGCACTAACATACATAGGAACCAACCATGCAGAACAAATTTCGTAATTAGAAAAGGGTACGATCCCAAACATCAAAGGATAAATTCAAGACAACATCCTATAACCAAGAACTATTAAAAAGGCAACGGGGATAAGCAAGGAGCACCAATCACTCGGTAAGGAAGATGCTAAATCATTACCTAAAACTTCATGAATAGCACTTCGTTCGAGTTGAAATCCCCGTCCAAGCATTTCAAAGAGGAATTCCTCAACATCATCATTCATATTGGCATCCTTTTTTAAAGATGAATCCTCAAAAGTCCGCGAATTGGCATCCTTTGATTCTAGGGAATGATCAGTGAAACTCACAGGCATTGAGGACTCACTTGCATCTACTTTCAAAGGCTTTGTTCCATTAGGATTTCCATTTGAATTAGTAGCGCGCCACACATAATAGTTCCCAAGAACACCTGAAACAGTTCCCATTGAAGCGGGATTTCTTTTTGAAATTGTTGCTTTCAAGCCATTACCATTTGCATGTTGTGTCTCACAAAAGCCATTGACCTTAGAAGCTCGGGAATGGGTTCTACTTGTCAACGGTACATTCGAGACATGCATTTCATGAGTTGACGGGCTTTGCTGCGTTTCACTCAGGATCTGGCCTGCCAAATCTGGATCTCGGCCTGCCTTGCAAAAAGCAGAAGCTATATCTTGAAGAGAGAATTTTGAACCAAAGGCATCAAGCAGACTCTTCAAGTCCTTGTCTTCGCTGGCGAACTCTGGTGTAACTGACGGTGCCTCCATTCTGTTAACGCATCACAAACAAGAGAAAGAAGTTAgaaacacaaaagagaagaactGTCGCAGGGGCAAAATGCTCCAACACCTATAGTGTAAGTGAATACTACGTAGTGTAGAAATGGCATGAAAAGGAAAATTAAGATTGTAAAAGTAGGCGATAATATCAAAGAAGAAGCGTAAAAAAGCTCTATTTACAAGACTAAAAAGGTATTAAATAAACCGATAAACAACTTGACAAATGACACATGGGTTAACATATGGGTTAACATGTCTACGCAACAAAGGAGCAGAGGCATTTTTAATGCAGGAAGCAATATTACAACTGTTCAATCGTTTTCTATCAACAACCAGGTGCCTTCTAAGTTGCGGCTGAACACTTGCACCCTTTCCCCTTTCAATAAAAAAAAGGTTTTTCCAATTGACCCTTAACCAAAAACGAGATAAGCTTCTACAACTTCCTGAAAAAAACGAAGGACAAACAGCTTTAAGAGCCATTTTGAATTAGTCCATTTTATCTTGAAACAATAGTGAGTCTTTCTATTTCACTCTTTCTTTCACAGCAGTCAAGAATATAAACTCGAGATAAATTGCAGTGAATCTAAGTTGTTGATGGCATCATGCAACAAGAAACATGATACACATCATTTTGATTTGTATCAAAAAGATGAAACCTTGATGCACATTTAATGCCACATAAAAGTGTTAGTTACCATAAGTAAATAGAGCCTGCAATAAAACAGTTTTCTGTTATAGGATCACTATATCGTACCTACAAGTTCCACCTGTCACGCTTCCCCATACCGTCTCTTCCCCTCTCTCGTCTTCTCCAAACAACTTATTCAGTTATTCTTGTTTGGGTGCATTAGAATTTAGAAGCAAATAAGTCCATTAATGATTAAACCATACTGTATATTGCACAAATGCAAACAAAACTCAAACATTGGCGAAATGAGAACCCCTAAGACCTATTGAGAGTTGGGACTGCTGCCACCACCACTCCGTCACATTAGTATGATATTTTCCGATTTACCCCCAGCAAAACCTACCACTCATTAATCTAATATCTAATACTGTTAGTGTTAGGTCAAGTTCCGATTTTCAAACTTCCTAGTTCCTAACAGTCCTGCATTTTTCTACAGTTCTTGATTCTATTTTCTGGTTTAATTCACAGTTATAAACCAAAAGGGCATCAAATACAAGAAAGATGCCAGAAAATCTACCATTAAACCATCATATGGTAATCAAGATACCACAAAATGCTATCATTCAAGAAGATTAACCACAATGCAAGGCAATACAGCACATTAAATGAACTATATGACCTAACTCAGCAAACCCAAATCATAAAGATCAAAACTTTACAATAAAAACCATATAATTAATCAAACCCATCATCAAAAAATTGAACTTAAAACAGAAGATTACTGAATACTGATGGTGCACAAATTATtttccgtcttaaacttaaaacggatCAAATACCATAGATAGTTGGGTAATTGAAAGAAACTTACTTGTTAACAATCTGATGACTTTCTTGAATTGGGTATGGATTCAATGCTCAAGAATCACAAAAAGTAACACCACCAAACATTAAATCATTGTTTTCTAAAGTAGATAAATCCGTTATTCAAACACTGCTAGTTTGCTACCATATCCTTAAGCATGCCCAAAAATAACTACTGCATTTATGATATGAATCTACTACTTATTTGATCTgtttcttgtttaagacggatatGTCCACCTTAAATAAGAATATATGATGAATCTATGCTACCCTTTATAGCACAAGTTTATGTATATACAGAATTCATGTTTCAACTACTTTCAAGTGAAAGTGTTGAAATGATTGACTGTATCAATGTCTTTAATGTCTTTACAGTTTAAGTTGGGTCACTTGGTCCCAAGGACAGGACACAGAGAATAATCTTGGCGGTTATTGCTATCAAGATTTCAAGTGGTCTCAAACTCTAAATTTATTTGGGATTTTGAGTATTTCCTCTATTTTTGTGTGaaataagaaagggtagatatgataAACCGGTCATCTGGGTCGGGTTTGAATCGAGTTATTTTTAGGTTAAATTGATTTCGGGTTGGGTCCTAGGAGCAATTTAGTTTCGGCTTTTTTTCGAGTCTGTTATTATCAAGTTAAATAAAAAGTTACTTACGGATAATGAAGTGTGTGCAACTATAAACATTCGGGACGATTTGGTCGCGTCAATCTCAGATCCTTAGTTCAGAGAGAGATGTCGGGTTGTGTATTATCGTACATGTCAGGTGATTCAAGCCCGCCCATTCGGGTCGGGTTAACTTTGCCAAGTCTAAGGGAGACTACTAGACTTGGCAAATGGGTCGGGTCTTGGGGCGGGCAGATACGTGGTCCtcgggtaaaaaaaaaaaaaagattgttaGCAcctttattttttcattttttttttaaatcaacacaaataatttcaaaaaattatgatatataataatattttaatcataatcATTACTTGGCATACTTAtactaaaataattataaaaattaagtaattttaataatcatttttattattaaatgatACAAAAGTTATATCAAGTGAGTTTTTTAATCAAGTTAGTAATTCAAAATAGTCAAATGAAtatgtttaattgttattttacatttataaataaatattaatattttaataaaatttataaattatattaacatgTAATCAAACTTACCTTTTTTTCCCATTAGGTTAATTGGATTGAGTCGGATTTCGACCCAAAACTAACGGATCATACGGACTATCAAGGTCAAGGGTCGATATTTTACAGATCCCGACTCCGGCGAAAAAAATGTCAAATCAATCTCCTAAAATACTTAATAGTAAACGACGAACCTTATATGCATGAAAAGTTAAAAATAAGAGCTACGATATTCATCCAGTTGCGAAACAAGGATTTGAGTTTAGGGGGCAAAAAAATTTTAGGGGGCGCGGATGAGTAATAATATTAGGTACACTCGAAAAAAATTCGAAATATTTAATtaaaaacttcgaaaatttcaACCGCCAAAAAGGATGAGGGGCCCCTAGCTCCACCAATGTATTCATCCTCGTCACCTTGGCAAGTTCTTATGCTAATATAGGTGAAGTGACTATACGAAAACAATGAACAGTAAATCTTACACAACAAAGGAGAGATTTTGTGGTGGCGTGATGACCATCACTGCCATAAAATTGAATCTGCCCCGCTAGATACACACGGCCTCTTGACAACCAACCCAAAAGAATACACGACCTCCGAGCctaaggtgtacgacaaagactcagAATGAGAAGTAATTCCAGAACGTTGCTAAATATCAACTTAGAGTAAGAGAAATATTTAGAGAAAAATTAAAGAGAAGAGAATAATTAGTTGTGTATTTTAGAATGGCAAAAGAGGTAGTATTTATAGGCACAAAAGGAAGGATCTAAATACGTATTAAATATCGTCTTGTAATTTGTTTTTAGAAGACTGCACATTTAGCATGGAGAGAACAACACTCGGTTTAGAAGACTGAGTAATCCGTGTGGGAAAACCGCGACAATCAGTATAGAAGACTGAA from Silene latifolia isolate original U9 population unplaced genomic scaffold, ASM4854445v1 scaffold_150, whole genome shotgun sequence harbors:
- the LOC141637847 gene encoding putative nuclear RNA export factor SDE5, coding for MEAPSVTPEFASEDKDLKSLLDAFGSKFSLQDIASAFCKAGRDPDLAGQILSETQQSPSTHEMHVSNVPLTSRTHSRASKVNGFCETQHANGNGLKATISKRNPASMGTVSGVLGNYYVWRATNSNGNPNGTKPLKVDASESSMPVSFTDHSLESKDANSRTFEDSSLKKDANMNDDVEEFLFEMLGRGFQLERSAIHEVLGQCGYDMRKSMETLLDLAAANLDKRYDVHKSNNLHSDPETFPSRNQARQQKVAERQPSGIYEQQQEVLTSLFHAPERPGSILSASIKKSARRSRAPEGMVAELPEDISYEHTVIPTMPRVPRVIVEADDDPYQILRKAVKEHRDTMKEYYRAATEAFASGDRARATLLLEKGQYFYNMAREADEESASKIFETSGNAEVQDDMSLDLQDHEVREAIQLVKYHLRTLSGISSIKNLKVMIGSDGRDAERRKRLVIKLLERETVKWTEDDTGGTILIRMDEIKPESLSFVRK